In Stieleria varia, one genomic interval encodes:
- a CDS encoding caspase family protein, translating to MAVRHFSLVCCWWVVFLPAVFLPATPLSAAEPAAKHALLIGCTDYPRLDDFFQLEGPVNDVALMRQVLIESYGFTAESGRMVTLAASEDAMHQPTRANIQREFESLARRVQAGDEVLILMGGHGSQQPDNDPENPMDAEPDGLDEVFLPCDVGPWDGKAGMIENAIVDDQLRQWLSALVAKQASVCIIMDACHSGSGVRGSDAERSRQVPPGQLVPKALLDSVRESSSEDDASDSLFDGPGDLVAIYAAQPHETTPEKKLPLTADPDARKYYGLLSFTLCDLLSNTNRKLTYNELIQEVQSRYVAMGRRSPTPLIEGSNRDRIVMGKESFPERSRIRLSIQSDDEGTINSGALQGVTKGSIYRITAPLDDAGRSNKDTSGFVQVTEVDMTSATVVPVAYDESPKVSLADVQQRSVCELVFRDLGDRRLGVAVDSFDDSGTAIAESLHQRLTQLASELDSELVEVVTDPQDAQWLIRYNEGEVRLVPGAGIATGDESSVFVSHGVRSDWPELMREDLRRIARATNLLRLTGDNAETDRGGLIGLSIKTFDEENNEIQWQSAGRVLKEGQQIKVRLQHFGRENVDVTLLYVDNAYGITCLYPNPGESNRLRTGDSQSIRLRINAETVGLESLVAIVVKSDGQPVDYSVLEQPSLERASAELSRDVNRGGVGLFETPLGRLCKTSLYGVGASRGVTREAEQNYRVSVMSWKIEP from the coding sequence ATGGCGGTTCGCCATTTCTCGCTCGTGTGCTGTTGGTGGGTAGTGTTTCTGCCGGCAGTATTTCTGCCGGCAACTCCTCTCTCCGCAGCAGAACCGGCTGCGAAGCATGCGTTGCTGATCGGTTGCACCGACTATCCTCGGCTGGACGATTTTTTTCAGCTAGAGGGACCTGTCAATGACGTCGCCTTGATGCGTCAGGTCTTGATCGAGTCATACGGGTTCACCGCGGAGTCAGGCCGGATGGTCACGCTGGCCGCATCGGAAGATGCGATGCATCAACCGACCCGCGCTAATATCCAGCGTGAGTTCGAGTCTTTGGCTCGGCGTGTACAGGCGGGTGACGAAGTGCTGATCTTGATGGGCGGGCACGGGAGCCAACAACCGGACAACGACCCCGAAAACCCAATGGATGCAGAGCCCGATGGATTGGACGAAGTGTTCTTGCCGTGCGATGTCGGTCCTTGGGACGGCAAAGCAGGGATGATCGAGAACGCGATTGTTGACGATCAGCTTCGCCAGTGGTTGTCCGCATTGGTGGCCAAGCAAGCCTCGGTGTGCATCATCATGGACGCTTGTCATAGCGGTTCAGGGGTCCGTGGAAGTGATGCGGAGAGGTCCCGTCAAGTTCCTCCTGGCCAGTTGGTTCCTAAGGCATTGCTGGATTCCGTCAGAGAGTCGTCGTCAGAAGATGACGCGTCGGACTCGCTCTTTGACGGGCCGGGTGATCTAGTCGCCATCTACGCTGCTCAGCCGCACGAGACAACTCCGGAGAAAAAGCTGCCACTCACTGCAGATCCCGATGCACGCAAGTACTACGGCCTGCTCTCCTTTACCCTCTGTGACTTGCTTTCCAACACCAATCGCAAACTGACCTACAACGAGTTGATCCAGGAAGTTCAATCCCGGTATGTGGCGATGGGGCGAAGATCCCCGACCCCGCTGATCGAAGGCAGCAATCGTGATCGAATCGTCATGGGCAAGGAATCGTTTCCCGAACGCTCACGTATTCGGTTGTCTATCCAGTCGGATGACGAGGGCACGATCAATTCCGGTGCACTGCAGGGAGTGACCAAAGGATCGATCTATCGCATCACGGCGCCGCTGGATGATGCTGGCCGCTCGAACAAGGACACCAGCGGATTCGTTCAAGTGACCGAGGTCGACATGACATCCGCTACCGTCGTCCCCGTGGCTTACGATGAATCGCCGAAAGTTTCGTTGGCTGATGTGCAGCAGCGTTCTGTCTGTGAATTGGTGTTTCGTGATTTGGGCGATCGTCGTTTGGGTGTCGCGGTTGATTCCTTCGATGACTCGGGGACAGCGATCGCTGAATCGCTTCATCAGCGATTGACGCAACTCGCGTCTGAGCTCGATTCCGAGCTGGTGGAGGTCGTAACGGATCCTCAAGATGCTCAATGGCTGATTCGCTACAACGAGGGCGAAGTCCGATTGGTTCCGGGTGCGGGGATCGCAACGGGCGACGAGTCCAGCGTTTTTGTGTCTCACGGAGTTCGATCGGACTGGCCCGAGCTGATGCGTGAGGATCTGAGACGGATCGCCCGCGCAACGAACTTGTTGCGACTCACCGGCGACAACGCAGAAACAGATCGCGGAGGCTTGATCGGCCTGTCCATCAAGACGTTCGATGAGGAAAACAATGAAATCCAGTGGCAGTCGGCCGGCCGGGTGCTGAAAGAAGGCCAGCAGATCAAAGTCCGCTTGCAGCATTTTGGGCGTGAGAACGTTGATGTCACCCTGCTGTACGTCGACAACGCCTACGGAATCACTTGCTTGTATCCCAACCCCGGTGAAAGCAACCGATTGCGAACAGGTGACTCGCAATCGATTCGTTTAAGAATCAACGCGGAAACGGTGGGACTGGAGTCACTGGTTGCCATCGTTGTCAAATCAGACGGACAGCCTGTTGACTACAGCGTCTTGGAGCAACCTTCGTTAGAGCGAGCCAGCGCGGAGCTTAGTCGCGATGTGAATCGCGGAGGCGTCGGCTTGTTCGAAACGCCGCTGGGACGACTCTGTAAAACATCACTTTACGGCGTCGGTGCCAGCCGGGGTGTGACCCGCGAAGCCGAGCAGAACTATCGCGTGTCTGTGATGAGCTGGAAAATCGAACCGTGA